One Hydrogenispora ethanolica genomic region harbors:
- a CDS encoding ABC transporter substrate-binding protein has translation MKKAYRRLFLAIFCTFIFSIAINFHGQQSFAAGAKNVTITYWTHDEPTFLAANKELIARFEKQYPNIKVKHQYFPYDVLEAKEKAAYATKNESDVQQIFGSWAIEFTKHGLFDAVPKSMADEAKRKYFQAPLGGYTFQGKLYGIPREFNLENGGVLYYPNEIAAAGWEKFPETYQDLVGLAQKLTKYDSKGNITHYGFDFSSTDNVPYLFLSLILQQGGNYWKPDNVHVTFTTPEAEKAMQAMADLILKYKVCDMKHSNDPNVDISDYFFKGTSGMCFRGPWVIANGVNTYKLKNFRYAPMPSFTGKSLAFAAESGWGEVVSARSKNKKAAWTFIKFITSQKNNLLFNSKTYTIPADKSVAASAEFMKANPLIKPSLDVLPYGRPIGPLQSVDRFKQEIVYAQFQKVVDKKIDIKTALKAIETQTNSMIDELLAQ, from the coding sequence ATGAAGAAAGCATATCGCCGGTTGTTTTTGGCAATCTTTTGTACCTTCATATTTTCCATAGCAATCAATTTTCATGGGCAACAAAGTTTTGCGGCAGGAGCCAAAAATGTAACCATTACTTATTGGACCCACGATGAACCCACTTTTTTGGCTGCGAACAAAGAGCTCATCGCCAGATTTGAAAAACAATATCCCAACATTAAAGTGAAACATCAGTATTTTCCCTACGATGTTTTAGAAGCCAAAGAAAAAGCGGCTTATGCCACAAAAAATGAAAGCGATGTCCAACAGATCTTTGGCAGTTGGGCGATTGAGTTCACCAAACATGGGCTTTTTGATGCAGTGCCGAAGAGCATGGCGGATGAGGCCAAACGCAAGTATTTCCAGGCTCCGCTGGGCGGTTATACCTTCCAAGGGAAACTATACGGCATTCCGCGCGAGTTTAATCTGGAAAACGGAGGGGTATTATACTATCCCAATGAAATAGCGGCGGCCGGATGGGAAAAATTCCCTGAAACGTATCAAGATTTGGTTGGTTTAGCCCAGAAACTTACCAAATATGACAGCAAGGGAAACATAACCCATTATGGGTTCGATTTTAGCTCGACGGACAATGTGCCTTACTTGTTCTTGTCATTAATTTTGCAACAAGGCGGCAACTACTGGAAGCCTGATAATGTCCATGTGACATTTACGACTCCGGAAGCAGAAAAGGCCATGCAGGCAATGGCGGATTTAATCCTAAAATATAAAGTTTGCGATATGAAACATAGCAATGACCCCAATGTCGATATCTCGGATTATTTCTTTAAAGGAACTTCAGGTATGTGTTTTCGGGGACCATGGGTTATCGCAAACGGCGTCAATACGTATAAGTTAAAGAATTTCCGATATGCTCCGATGCCTTCTTTTACCGGAAAATCTTTGGCTTTTGCCGCGGAATCGGGTTGGGGCGAAGTTGTATCAGCCCGGTCGAAAAATAAGAAAGCAGCTTGGACTTTTATTAAATTTATTACCTCCCAAAAGAACAATCTGCTCTTTAATTCCAAAACCTATACCATCCCCGCGGATAAATCCGTTGCCGCTTCGGCTGAGTTTATGAAAGCGAATCCCTTAATTAAGCCATCTTTGGATGTTTTGCCGTACGGAAGACCCATCGGTCCGCTGCAAAGCGTGGATCGGTTCAAACAAGAAATCGTTTATGCCCAGTTCCAAAAGGTGGTTGATAAAAAGATAGATATTAAAACCGCTTTAAAAGCCATTGAGACGCAGACGAACAGCATGATCGACGAACTACTTGCCCAATAA